The following nucleotide sequence is from bacterium.
ACCCGCGCTCCGACGGCGTCAGCGCCTCAGGTAGTCTTCCGCCAGCACGACCGCGGCGTAGTCGTCCACCGGCCGGGGCGGGGTCCACATCCCGCGGGGCAGGAGACGCTGCCACCAGCGGGGGGCCTGCTCCTGGAAGTACCGCGCGCGGGCCCGCAGGGTCGAGTGCTCCTCGGGCACCAGCGTCACCGCGAGGTTGGGGACGATCTGGCGGATGGCCGCGACGACGTCGCGCGCGCCCGTCCCCTCCCCGATGATGACCGTCGCCCCGGTCTGCTGCTGGAGCAGGTAGTGGCACGTCAGGCCGATCTCGGCGGTCGGCACGACGGCGCGAAAACGGACGCCCTCGTCGGTGACGAGGGCCAGACCGCACTTGTCCCGACCGGGATCAATCGCCAGAACGGTCCTGCCCATTCGTCTCCGCCCCCTCCTCCCCCACCTCGATACGGATGAGCAGCGGGTCGGTGATGTACGTATCGGCGGCCGCCACGACGCGGACGAGCACGGGGCCCTTGTGGGCCGTCACAGCGTCGAGGGCCTCGAAGAGCTGCACGAAGTTCACGCCGCCGTATTCACCGGTCACCGGGTCGGCCAGCAGCCCATTCTCCTTCGCCTCGCGCCGGACGATCTTGGTCACGAGGTTCCACAGTTGCTTGAACACCTCGGGCCGGGGCAGCGAGCCGTCGATCTCGACCTTGTAGACGAGTTGGTTCTCGAGAAACACCCGCACGTAAGGCAGCGCCCACAGCTCCACCCCGACCGGGGCCACTTCGTCGTGGTACATGCGGCGCGCGACCCGCACCCCGATGACGAAGGTGCGCTTGCCGGCCGCCTGCAGTTGCTTGGAGAAGGCTTCGACGATGGCGGCCTGATCGGGCAGGGCCCCGCCGGGTTGCATGTTGGGCGGCAGGGGGCGGATGAGCCGCACTGCCAGGCCGTTCGGTCCGGGCTCTGCGCCCCGGCCGGCCGCGGCCTGCCCGGCCGTGATCAGCACCCGCAGCACCCGGTCCTCCGTCTCCGCCAGATCATCCCCCACCTCCACGATGGTGCGCACCAACTCGTGGCCGGTTTCCAGCTCCACCGGGCTGTTGATCAGGCGGATGACATCGGCGAAGTCCGACTTGAGGCCATCCACCTGCGCCTGGAGGGCAGTGACCTCCGACCCCTTCACGGTCACCTCATCTTGCCTCTCCGCCAGACGCGCCGACGTCTCCGTCAGCCTTTCGTTCAGCGCCGTCAGGCGGTCCTGAAGACCGTCCAGTTGCCCCTGGAGCTTCTCGATCAGACCCCGCAGGCGGCTGGCGCTGCCGGCGGCCCGCCGCACTTCCTGCTGGGCGGCGCCGAGCTGCCGGTTCGTGGCCGCGACATGCTGCCGGGCCTCGCCCAGGCTGTTCTGGGTGGTGGTGAGGTAGCCGCGCAACTCCATGGCACGCTGCTCGCTGCGGTGCGCCTGGGCCTCGGTGCGCTGCTGCTGCGCTTCCAGCTCCTGGTTCTGCTGCAGTAGCTCCGTCTGGCGCTGGCGCAGCTCGTCAATGTGAAACAGGGCGTCCCGGGCTTCGGAGCTGCCGAGCAGGGCCGCCCCGACACCGATGAGCGGCAGCGCCACGCCCACGGCGATGCCGATGAGCCGCGCCGTCGTGCGTGGGCGCAGGCCGAAGAGGCTGTGGCGGCCCTTGCCGAGGCGATAGCCGATGACGTCGCCGGCCCAGGCGATGAGACCGCCCAGGATCGGCAACACGATAAGGGCAAACCAGCCGAAGGTGGACATGATGGGGAACCGTCCGGCATTTCGCGGCGATGGCCGGCGTCACCTGCACGCAGAGCGGAGCCGAGGGCCCCTACTGCGCCTTGGCAAACAGCGCGATGCCGGCTCCAAAGAGCACCGTGTTGGGCAGCCACGCCGCCACCACGCACGGGATCGCGCCCTGCTGCCCGACCAGGACCAGCGAGTAGAACATGACGTAGTAGGCCAGAGCGATGACCAGCGACAGGCCCAACCCAATGCCGGCAGTGGCCCGGGCGGGCCGCAGGCCCAGGGGAATGCCCACGAAAGCGAAGAACGTGGGCAGCCACGGCAACGCCCAGTGCATGTGGATATACTGGATGATCTGCACCTGGTAGGGGCGGAAGGCCATACCCATCCGGCGCCGGTTGGCCAGCTCCCGCCACAGCTCGCGCAGGCTCATCTCATCGAGGATCTTCGGCTTTTTGGCCAGCTCCTGCGGCGTCTTGCCCAGGTCGTGCACCCGCACGTTGAAGCTGACGCTCGTCTCGCGACCCTCGGCGTCCAGGGTCTTGTACTCCACGTTGCTCAGGACCCACTCGTTGTTCTGCCAGGAGGCCTCCTGGGCCTTGAGCGTCTGCCACAAGTCGCCGTTGCGCAGCTCCATGATGACCAGGTCCTCGAGCCGCATGTGCCGGGGGTCGTAGAGCCGCGCGTACACCAACCGCTGCGGCTTGGCCGGCGGCACCGCGAAGAAGAGGTTCTCGATGGGCTTGCTGCGTCGGGCGTACTCGCCCTGGATCCTGAAGGCCTCGTCCAGGCACGCCGGCATCAGCGACTCGTTGAAGCCGAGGTTCACCACCGAGATGAGCAGAGACATGACGAGGATCGGTGTGGCCACGCGCGGGAGACTCGCGCCGCCGGCCCGCACGGCGATGATCTCCCCGTTGCCCGACATGTTGGCCATGGCCATCAGCGCGCCGAACACTGTGGCCATCGGGAAGGAGAAGACGAAGACCTGGGGCAGGCGCAGGAAGAAGATGCGCATGACGGCCCCGGCAGGGAAATGGTCGCGCACGAGGAGCTTGAGCACCGTGGGGGCGACCTGCATGCCGATCAGAACGACCGTGAAGGCCCCCATGCCAAACAGGAAGGGGCCCAGGAACTCCTTGGTGATGTAGCGGTCAAGCAGGCGCATGAGGTCTGACTACATCCGGAACTTCTCGCCCAGGTAGTACTTCCGGGCGAGCGGGTCATTGGGGATGTCGGCGGATAGCCCTTCCACGCGGATTTGGCCCTCAAAGATGATGTACGCGCGCTCCGTGATGCCCAGCGTCTCGCGCACGTTGTGATCGGTGATGAGGATCCCGATGTTGTCATCCTTCAGGTGCGTGACGATGGCCTGGATCTCTTCGATGGCGATGGGATCCACGCCGGTGAAGGGCTCGTCGAGGAGAATGAAGGAGGGGTTCGTGCACAGCGACCGCGCGATCTCGACCCGGCGGCGCTCGCCGCCCGAGAGCAGCACCCCCGCGCGGTTGGCCAGGTGCGTCAGGCCCAGCTTCTCCATGAGGTGATCAGCCCGCTCGTGGCGCTGCTGGGCGGTCAGGTTCTGCATCTCCAGGATCAGCAGGAGGTTGTCGCGGACGCTGAGCTTGCGGAAGACCGAGGGCTCCTGCGCCAGGTAGCCCAGGCCCTCGCGGCAGCGCTGATGCATGGGCAGAGCGGCGAGGTCGCGGCCGTCCAGCAGCACCCGTCCCGCCTCACTCTGGATCAGCCCGATCATCATGTAGAAGCTCGTGGTCTTGCCCGCCCCGTTGGGACCCAGCAGACCGACGATCTCGCCCCGGTTCACCGAGACGCTGACGCCGTCCACGACCCGGCGCCCCCCGTATGACTTGACGAGACCCTCGGCGACTAGAGACATGGTTCCTCGATCGTTGCGGGGGCGCGGGCGTGGGGACACGCCCGCCCACACGGCTTCCATGCCCGCCCACGCGGCTACTGCGTCTTGGTTTCCACCGTCAGGTTGGCGTTGTCCACGGTCAGCTTGCTGGTCTTCAGGTTCGCCGTGATGGTCTCGCCGGTGAAGTGGATGGCCTCGGCGCGGGCGAGGCCGCCCTCGGCACCGGCGCCACCTTCACCCTCGACCGGCAGTAGGTCGGCCGTCGCGCCGCCGATGAGCTTCACGATCTGCGTATCGTCGGTGTAGGTGGCCTGCTGCTTGGCCGAGCCCACGATCTTGCGGCGCTGGCCGCTGGCGTCGGGCTTGGTGGTGATGGTGAAGTTCACCGGTCCGGCCGCCACGACCGACAGCACGCGGTCGGACTTGGGGCTGAGCTTCACCGCCATGGTCGGCGCGACCATCGTGGCATCATAGTTACCCGTCAGCACCAGCTTCGTCCCGCCGGAAAAGTCCACGGTGTTCGCCGCCCAGTCGTACTCCATGGTCTGGGCGGTGACAACGGCGTTCTGCGCCTTCTTGACCTGCTGGGCCACGGCCACCGCGGTGGCGACCAACATGAGGCCGACGAGGACCGAAACGATCAGCTTTCTGCTCAACGCGAACACCTCGCTGTGATGCGACTTGCCTGCCGGCCCGGGAGCGCGAGGGCGGCTCTGGAGAGCCGCGCTCCTACGGCGCCGGCCTAACCGCGGCGCTCGAAGCGCACGCCGCCGCGCAGGCGCACCTTCTTGGCCTTCGGGTCTACGACGATCTCCCGCGCCGTGGCCACATACTGCCCCTGCACAAACCGGGCGCCGCCGGAGCCCACGAGCTTCTGGGTACTGAAGTTGTAGACCACGTGGTTGACCTTGAAGGTGGCGCCGCCCTCGGTCATCCGCCCGTACACGCCCTCGTCGAAGGTCAGCACCTTCGCCGCGTAGTCGGCGTGGAACACGGGGGCCTGCAGGATGCAGGGCATCTTGGCCTTGCTGGTCATCTCGAACTGCACGTTGCGGCCGGTGACGGTCTGCTGGTCCTTGTCGAACTCCAACTCGCCCCGGGCGATGACCGACCACTCAAGCTGCCCCTGCGGGTCGCGCTGCTCGATCTTCGCCCCCTCGACCGCCAGGCCCGGCGCAGCCTTGCCCGGCTGCGGCTTGGTCGCCTCCGCCACGGGCGCCGGCGGGCCCGGCGGGGCGGTGTCGGCCGGCTCTTGGGAATGTCTCATGCCGAGGTAGATCGCGCCCACGGTGATCAGCAGCACCGCCGCGACTACCAACAGGGGAACGTGCTTGGACATGACGCCTCCGCCTCTGCCGTGCTACGACCGGCAGGGCTTCTGCCGACCCCACCGTGTCCGCCACAGGGCCACGATGGCCCGCCAGCCGTCCTGCCAGCGGATCTTCTTGCCCTCGGCGACGGTGCGGGGGTTGTAGTGGATCGGTACTTCGACGATCTTCAAGCCGCGGCGCCGCGCCTCCATTTCCAGCTTGGCCGCCGTCTCGAAGTCCAGATCGAAGCCGTTGCAGCACAGCTCCAGACTCTGCAACACCTCGCGCGGGGCCATTTTATAGCAAGTGGCGATGTCTGTCAGCTTGCTTTTGAACAGGCGCTGGAAGAACACGTTGACGAACTTCCCGCCCACGCGGAACATCGTGCGCTTCATCGCCTCCCCGCGCGCCTCGGCCCCCAACACCCGCGAGCCGAAGGCCGCCAGCACCCCCTCCTGCTGCATCGTCTCCAGGAGCTTCACCAGGTCATTCGGATCGTACTCCAGGTCCCCGTCCTGGACCACGACGTACTGCCCCTGGGCCAGGGAGATGCCTCGCCGGACGGAGTTGCCCTTCATCAGGTTCGAGGGCTGCAGGACCACGCGGACATCGTTGTACTGCAGGCCCTGGAGGATCTCGCGCGTGCCGTCAGTAGAGCAGTTATCCACCACGATGATCTCTTTGGCTATGGGCAACTCACGGACGCGCCGCAGCACCTCGAGAACCGTGGGCCTCTCGTTATAGACCGGGACGACAATGGAAAGTTGCGGGTCAGGAATGTCGGTCATGGATGCTCTTGTACCATGTGTAGGTGGCGCCAAGGCCCTCGGCGAGCGGCGTTGTGGCCCGCCAACCGATCTCCTCGGCGGCGCGACGCACGTCGAGGTACTGGTGCACGATCTCGCCGCTGGCGGTGTTCTGCACTTCGGGCGGCAGGTCCACGCCGCTGACAGCGACGATTTGCTTGACCAGTTCCAACACGGACACGGGAACGCCGGTGCCGATGTTGTACGCTCGCCCGGCCGCCGGCCCCTCGGCCACCGCCTGCGCCAGGGCCAGATATGCGCCGACGGCATCGCGGACGAAGAGGTAGTCGCGCAGCGGCGAGCCATCGCTGCGGATGATCGGCCGCTCGCCTCGCATCAGCGACAGCATCGTGGCCGGGACGATGCGGGAGGGGCTCGGGTCGCCGGGCCCGTACAGATTGGCGCAGCGCGTGACGGCCACGGGCAGGCCGTAGGTGTGGGCGAACATCCGGGCCAGCAGGTCC
It contains:
- a CDS encoding DUF3084 domain-containing protein; this encodes MSTFGWFALIVLPILGGLIAWAGDVIGYRLGKGRHSLFGLRPRTTARLIGIAVGVALPLIGVGAALLGSSEARDALFHIDELRQRQTELLQQNQELEAQQQRTEAQAHRSEQRAMELRGYLTTTQNSLGEARQHVAATNRQLGAAQQEVRRAAGSASRLRGLIEKLQGQLDGLQDRLTALNERLTETSARLAERQDEVTVKGSEVTALQAQVDGLKSDFADVIRLINSPVELETGHELVRTIVEVGDDLAETEDRVLRVLITAGQAAAGRGAEPGPNGLAVRLIRPLPPNMQPGGALPDQAAIVEAFSKQLQAAGKRTFVIGVRVARRMYHDEVAPVGVELWALPYVRVFLENQLVYKVEIDGSLPRPEVFKQLWNLVTKIVRREAKENGLLADPVTGEYGGVNFVQLFEALDAVTAHKGPVLVRVVAAADTYITDPLLIRIEVGEEGAETNGQDRSGD
- a CDS encoding LptF/LptG family permease; protein product: MRLLDRYITKEFLGPFLFGMGAFTVVLIGMQVAPTVLKLLVRDHFPAGAVMRIFFLRLPQVFVFSFPMATVFGALMAMANMSGNGEIIAVRAGGASLPRVATPILVMSLLISVVNLGFNESLMPACLDEAFRIQGEYARRSKPIENLFFAVPPAKPQRLVYARLYDPRHMRLEDLVIMELRNGDLWQTLKAQEASWQNNEWVLSNVEYKTLDAEGRETSVSFNVRVHDLGKTPQELAKKPKILDEMSLRELWRELANRRRMGMAFRPYQVQIIQYIHMHWALPWLPTFFAFVGIPLGLRPARATAGIGLGLSLVIALAYYVMFYSLVLVGQQGAIPCVVAAWLPNTVLFGAGIALFAKAQ
- the lptB gene encoding LPS export ABC transporter ATP-binding protein, giving the protein MSLVAEGLVKSYGGRRVVDGVSVSVNRGEIVGLLGPNGAGKTTSFYMMIGLIQSEAGRVLLDGRDLAALPMHQRCREGLGYLAQEPSVFRKLSVRDNLLLILEMQNLTAQQRHERADHLMEKLGLTHLANRAGVLLSGGERRRVEIARSLCTNPSFILLDEPFTGVDPIAIEEIQAIVTHLKDDNIGILITDHNVRETLGITERAYIIFEGQIRVEGLSADIPNDPLARKYYLGEKFRM
- a CDS encoding glycosyltransferase family 2 protein, translated to MTDIPDPQLSIVVPVYNERPTVLEVLRRVRELPIAKEIIVVDNCSTDGTREILQGLQYNDVRVVLQPSNLMKGNSVRRGISLAQGQYVVVQDGDLEYDPNDLVKLLETMQQEGVLAAFGSRVLGAEARGEAMKRTMFRVGGKFVNVFFQRLFKSKLTDIATCYKMAPREVLQSLELCCNGFDLDFETAAKLEMEARRRGLKIVEVPIHYNPRTVAEGKKIRWQDGWRAIVALWRTRWGRQKPCRS
- a CDS encoding GDP-mannose 4,6-dehydratase, encoding MTDWQGRRVLVTGIYGFLASHLAEELLARGAAVIGLYRDRPVDSYLQLSGLEERVALVQGDITDLEACRRIVNEHEVQVVFHLAAQAIVGLANRSPYSTLESNVRGTYTLLEACRELRERGLVEAIVVASSDKAYGDQPELPYQEQAPLLGLHPYDASKSCADLLARMFAHTYGLPVAVTRCANLYGPGDPSPSRIVPATMLSLMRGERPIIRSDGSPLRDYLFVRDAVGAYLALAQAVAEGPAAGRAYNIGTGVPVSVLELVKQIVAVSGVDLPPEVQNTASGEIVHQYLDVRRAAEEIGWRATTPLAEGLGATYTWYKSIHDRHS